In the genome of Streptomyces lydicus, the window CACCGAGTTCTGTGTCGGTGACCCGACCGCGCACCGGCGGCTGGCGGCCCATCTGGCCAATCTGCTGCCGGGTGTCACGGTGCACCCGGGCGACGAGTCCGGCGCGGGCCGCGGCACCTTCACGATCGGCGGCACGGCGTACCGGATGGAGCCCGGCGCGGTCGAATACGTCCTGCTGGCGCGGCTGACCGCAGGGGAGGGCGGCGACCGCCCGGTGTTCCTGGCGGCCGGCCAGCGGCCGGTCACCCACCGGGCCGCGGTCCGCCATCTGGTCCGCAACCGGGCCCGGCTGGCCCGTAAGCACGGCGCCGACGGCCAGTTCTGCCTGCTGCTGAAGGTGGTCAACTCGCAGGCGTACGGGCCCGATGTCGTCGAGCTGGTCGCCGATGTCACCAAGGCCGCGCTCACGGCGGCGGAACCGAAGGGCCACCGGGCGGCGGCCTGAGACCGGCAGAGCGACAGCCCGGCGGCCGGTCTCGGGCACGCCGGTCTCGGGCGGGCTGGTGGCGGGCGGGCCGGCCTCGGGCAGGCCGGCCTCGGGCAGGCCGGCCTCGGGCAGGCCGGCCTCGGGCAGGCCGGCCTCGGGCAGGCCGATCGTCCGTCCGCCGTTCCAGCGCACCGACGGGCAGCCACCCCGCCCTTCTGCCAAGCTCAAAGGCATGATCGCCGGCCTCCGCTCATCCGCGCTGCACTGGACCGGTGTGCTGCCGGTGCTGGCGGTGGTGCTGCTGGCCCTGACCTGGGGGCGCTCGCTGCCGGTCGCCCTGGTGGTGCTGGTGTCGTGCTTTCTGGCCGGGGCGGTGCTGGCCGCGGTGCATCACGCGGAGGTGATCGCGCACCGGGTGGGAGAGCCGTTCGGGTCACTGGTCCTGGCGGTCGCGGTGACCATCATCGAGGTGGCGCTGATCGTCACGCTGATGGCCGACGGCGGCGCCAAGAGCGCCACGCTGGCCCGGGACACCGTCTTCGCGGCGGTGATGATCACCTGTAACGGCATCGTGGGGCTGTCCTTGCTGGTCGGCTCGCTCCGGCGCAAGGTGGCCGTCTTCAACGCCGAGGGCACCGGCGCGGCGCTGGCGACGGTCGCCACGGTGGCGGGTCTGAGCCTGGTCCTGCCGACGTTCACCACCAGCACACCGGGGCCGCGGTTCTCCACCCCCCAGCTGGTCTTCGCCGCCGTGGCCGCGCTGGTCCTCTACAGCCTGTTCGTGACCACCCAGACCATCCGGCACCGGGACTACTTCCTTCCGGTGACCACGTCCGGCGAGGTGATTCACGGCGAGGACCATGCGGACCCGCCCTCGGCACGGGCCGCGCTGACCAGCCTCGGGCTGCTGGCGCTGGCCCTGATCGCGGTGGTCGGCCTGGCCAAGGCGGTGTCACCGGCCATCGAGTCCGGTGTGGCCGCGGCCGGGCTGCCCGCGTCCGTGGTGGGCATTGTGATCGCGCTGCTGGTCCTGCTGCCGGAGAGCATCGCGGCGGTCCGCGCGGCGCACCGCGACCGGGTGCAGACGAGCCTGAACCTGGGCCTCGGCTCGGCGATGGCCAGCATCGGCCTGACCATCCCGGCCGTCGCACTGGCCACCGTCTGGCTGCCGGTCCCGCTGTCCCTGGGCCTGGGCGCCGGCCATCTGGTGCTGCTCGCCCTGACCGTGATCGTCGGCACCCTGACCGTGATCCCCGGCCGTGCCACCCCGCTGCAGGGCGGCGTCCACCTGACCCTGCTGGCCGCATACATCGTGCTGGCGGTCAGCCCGTAGCGCGAGGGCACCGGCCGGGCGGGGCCTGTCCGGCCCGCCCCACGGGGGGCCCTAGCCGGCCCCTGTTGTCGCGCCCCTCCCCGACGGGAGCCGGTAGGGCACGCTGACCACCGTCACCCCCGGCGTGAACAGCAGCCGCGCCTTGAGCCGCAGTGCGCTCTGGTTGTGCAGCGGCTGTTCCCACCAGCGCCCGACGAGGTATTCGGGGATGACGACCGTGACGGCGCCGCCCGGGTGCCGTGCGCTGACGCCCAGGACGTAGTCGATCACCGGCCGGGTGAAGTCGCGGTAGGGGGCGCTGAGCACCTGCAGGGGGACGTCGATGTCATGGGCGTCCCACTGCTCACGCAGCCCCCGCACATCGGCGGGATCGATCGCGACGATCAGCGCGTCCAGCGTGGTGGGGCGCATCGCACGGGCATAGCCGAGGGCCTTGAGCGTGGGCGCGTTCAACGCGCTGACCAGCACCAGGACATGGTTTCCGGCCGGCTCCCAGGGCCGCGCGTCCGGGGCGATGGCCACCTCCCGCGCCACCCGCGCGTAGTGCTGGTGCACCGCGCGCATCCCCATGAAGAGCAGCGGCATGGCGATCACCACGATCCATGCGCCGTGCGTGAACTTGGTGATCAGGACGACGACCAGGACCACTCCGGTGAGTACCGCGCCGACCGCGTTGATCGCCTGGGAGCGCCGGTGCCGGACCCGTTCCCTGGCCGGCAGCCCGCGTTCGGCGAGTACGGTCCGCCAGTGCCTGACCATGCCGGTCTGGGAGAGCGTGAAGGAGACGAAGACGCCGATGATGTAGAGCTGGATGAGGTGGGTGAGCTCCGCCTTGAACAGGATGATCAGCCCGATGGCCGCCAGCGCGAGCAGGATGATGCCGTTGGAGAACACCAGCCGGTCACCGCGGTTGTGCAGCTGCCGGGGGACGTAGCGGTCCTCGGCGAGGATCGACGCGAGCATCGGGAAGCCGTTGAAGGCGGTGTTGGCGGCGAGGATCAGCACCCCGGCCGTGAACGCCTGCAGCAGATAGAAGAGCACGGTGACCTCGCCGAAGGTGGCACGGGCGATCTGGGCGAGGGCGGTGGAGGTCGGGGTGTTCGGCGGCAGCCCCAGTTCGGTGGGCTCCACCGCGACATGCACGTCGTAGAGCATGGCCAGGGCCGTGATCCCGGTGAACATGGTGACGGAGAAGAACCCCATGATCAGCAGCGTGGTGGCGGCGTTGCGGCTCTTCGGCCTGCGGAAGGCGGGCACCCCGTTGCTGATCGCCTCGACACCGGTCAGGGCGGTGCAGCCGGAGGCGAAGGCCCGCATTCCCAGCAGAACCAGCGCCAGGCCCGTGTAGTGCGAGACGGCGTGCAGCGGCAGCCCGGCGGATTCGGCGCGAGGGGTCGCGCCGGCGGCGATCCGCACGGCGGCGAACACGAACATCAGGTAGATGAAGAAGACGAACCCGTAGGTGGGAACGGCGAAGACCCGCCCCGATTCGCGGACCCCGCGCAGGTTCATCATCGCGAGCAGCGCCACGAAGCCGACGGACAGCGCCAGGTCATGGCCGCCGAGCGACGGAATCGCGGAGGTGATCGCGGCGACGCCGGAGACCACGGACACCGCCACGGTGAGCACATAGTCCACGAGCAGCGCACTGGCGGCGGTGAGCGCCGCGTTCCGCCCGAGATTCTGCGCGCTGACGATGTAGGCCCCGCCGCCCCCGGGGTACGCGTAACAGGTCTGCCGGTAGGAGGCCACCACGACGACCAGCACGAGCACGATGGCGGCCGCGGCGTACCAGGTCAGATGGAGCAGAGCGACCCCACCGAGGCCGACGACCAGCAGGATCTCCTCGGTGGCGTAGGCGACCGAGGACAGCGGGTCGCTGCAGAAGATCGGCAGCGCCAGTCGCTTCGGCAGCAGCGTCTCGCCGAGCCGCGCACTGTCCAGCGGGCGGCCCACCATCATCCGCTTCGGCCTGAAGAATGGACTCATAGGCGGACAAACTATGGGCCGCCCGTCGGGGGCGGAGGGAGGCTCGCGGAGCCGCCGCGCCGCACGGCCGCGGACCGGCGGCCCCCTCCCCCGGGCAGTCCCGCAGGCCCCTTCCGCGTGCACTCCGTGCGAGCCGATCGGGTGCGGAACACGGCCTGGCCGGTGTCGTTCCCGGTGCCGCCGCGGACCGCATGAGAGCACGTGGAGGATGGCATCCGATCAGCGCGCGAAGACGCGGCGGAGGTTCGTACAGGCCGCGGTCGTGGCCGGGGTGCTCTCCGCCGGCCGCGCTCTGCTCCCGGCCGGCAGCGGCGCTCCGGAGACCGGCGGGCCGCCACGGGCCCGGCCCCGGCCGCCCGCCCCGCACACCGTGCCGACCGGGCCCGTCCCGGGCGGCGGTCCGGCCGGCGCGACGCCCGACCCGCATGCGTACCGGCTCCGCCCGATGGCCGGCGAGACCTCCCGGTCAGGGCCGGGCGCCTCGCCGCCGCACCCCGAGGTCGCCTTCCACCTCTCCACCGACCGCCGCGAGGTCTTCCTCACCTTCGACGACGGCCCCCACCCCTTCCACACCCCGCATGTCCTGCGGATTCTGCGCCGGCACGGCGTCCGGGCCACGTTCTTCGTCATCGGCGAGAACGCCGTCGAATTCCCGGAGCTGCTGTGCGACATCGCCGACGAGGGCCATGCCGTCGGCAATCACACCTGGACGCATCCGCAGCTGACCGCGCTGCCGCCGGGCGCCGTCCGCAGCGAACTCGGCCGCACCAGCAGTCTGATCGAGGACATTCTCGGCACCGCCCCCGACCTGGCCCGCGCCCCGTACGGCGAGTGGGACGACCCCGCCCTGAGCATCTGCAACGAGCTGGGCATGTCCCCCGTCGGCTGGGCGATCGACTCACAGGACTGGACCCACCCCGGGGCCCGGACCATCGCCCACACCGTCCTGGACGCGATACACCCCGGCGCGATCGTCCTGTCGCACGACGGGGGCGGCGACCGCCGGCAGACCGTCGCGGCCCTGGAGTGGTATCTGCCACGCCTGCTGGACGAGGGGTACCGTCCGATCCGCATCAAGCCCTGAGGGCGCGGGCCCCGGGGGCGGTGACCGGGACGGCCGGCATCGGGAGGGAGGCCGGCGACGGAAGGCGCCGGGAGGGGAGAGACCGGCGGCAGCAGGCATCGGAGGGGAGAGGCCGACGGCGGAAGGCGTCGGGTGAGAGCGGTCACCCGATGCCCCGGAAACTCACCCTATGGTTTATCGTTCAATTGGAAGCGGGTGCCGGCACGTCGGCGTCCGAGGGCCCTCCCCCAGGGAAGCCGGCCCGCCGCCGCACGGCAGCAGGCCCCCAGGCCACCGCCGTCACCGCCCCCGCCCCCACAGCCGCCCCGGCCGAATTCCCCCGTTCGGCCGGGGCTTCCCCTTTGTCCCGTCTTCTTGCCCCGTCGTGTTGCCTCGTCGTCCCGTTTTGTCCCGTCATCCCGTTGTCCCGATGGGGAGGCGGAGCTCAGCGCAGGTACGACGCCCCGTTGACGTCGAGCACCGTCCCGGAGGTCCAGACCGCCTCCGGTGAAGCGAGATAGTGGACGGCGGACGCCACCTCCTGGGGTGTGGCGACCCGGCCGAACGGGCTCTGCTCCCGTACCTCCTCCGTGAGGCGGTCCGCGACCCGCTCGGTCGCCACGAAACCAGGGGCCACGGACGCCACGCCGATCCCGTACGGCGCCAGATGGACCGCCAGCGACTGCCCCATCGCGTGCAGCGCCGCCTTGGACGCGCCGTACGCCGGATGATCCGGCTCACCGCGGAACGCCCCACGCGACCCGATACTGACGATCCGTCCCTCCACCTCCCGTTCGATCATGCTCCGCGCCGCGTGGTAGGTGACGTCCGCCGCCCCCAGCAGGTTCACGTCCACGATCTGCCGCCAGGCACTCCGCCAGTCGTCGAACGACGTACGGTCCAGTGGATGCGCCCGGTTCGCGGCCGCGTTGTTGACGAGCACATCGACGCCGCCCAGCCCGTCCACGGCCGCCTCGACGATCGCCGCCGCCCCCTCCGGCGTGCTCACATCCCCCTGCACCAGCACATGCCCGCTCCCCGCCAGACCCTCGAACGTCTCCTGCGCCGCCGCCCGCCGCGACGCGTAATGCAGGGCGACCCGGTCCCCGTGCGCGGCGAAGATCTCCGCAACCGCCCGGCCGATCCCCCGCGAAGCACCGGTCACCAGCACCGCCCGGCTCATCGGCCCCCCTCCGCTCCGGCGCGCGGACGGCACACACCGACACCACCGCTACGGGACAACGACCGCTCGGCAAACGACCAGGGATGGTTCATCAACAACAGCTCGATCCTTAGCTTGTGCCATGTCACTGACGTGCGTAGGGAATCGTAGGGAGCCGCACCGGCCACAGGCACTGCCACCCGGCCGGACGACCAGTCCCCCTCTCGGCCGGACGACCACGCCTCCTCAGCCGGACGCCCCACAGGAAGTGCCGGGCATAGAGTCCGCTGATGCCCTTCAACCACAGTGACCACTACCACCGGCTGCTGTTACGACACCTGCCGAAGACCTGCCGCACGGCGCTCGATGTGGGCTGCGGGACCGGCCGGTTCGCCCGCCGGCTGGCCGGGCGGGGAATCGACGTCCATGCGGTGGACCCGTCGGCCAAGGCCCTTGCGCACGCCCGCGCCCGCGCCGGCGCCGGCGCCGGCGCCGGCGCCGGCGCCGGAGAGACGGCGGACGGCTCCCCGCCACCCCGCTTCGAGCACGCGGATGTCACCCGGCTCCAACTCCGCTCCGGGCACTACGAGTTCATCTCCTGCCTGGCGTCCCTCCACCACATGCCCTTCGAGACCGTCACCGCACTGCGCAAGGCGCTGGCACCGGGTGGCGTGCTGGTCGTCCTGGGCTGTTACCCCGAGAAGTCGGCGGCCGACTGGGCCTGGAGCCTGGCGGCCGTACCGGTGAACGCGGTGGCGCGCCTGGCCGTCGCCGTCGCGGAGGGACGCCGTCCGGCCGGCACCGCTCCCGTACAGGCCCCCGTCGCGCCGCCGGAGGTGCCGCTGTCCCGGATTCGCCGGGACGCCGCAGTGCTGCTGCCCGGGTGCCGCATCCGCCGACTGCTCTTCTGGCGCTACCTGCTGGTGTTCCGCGCGGACGGGCTCCCGTCGGCCGGGTGACGGGGACAGGGGGACGAGGGGAGGGGGACAGGGACGGGCTGCTCGCCGCCGTCTTCGTCTTCGCCACCGTCTCCCCCACCCTGGCCGCGATGATCGGCCTCGGTGTCGGCATCGGCTACGCGCTCTTCCTGATCACCCGGCACCGGCAGAACCTCATGGACGGTGCGGACCCGGTCACCGGTGCGGGCAAGGCCGTGGCCACCAGCGGCCGGCCGGTCCTGGTGTCCGGCTGCACGGTCATCATCGCGCTGATGGGGCTCTGGGTCTCGGGCCTCTCCTTCATCGGCAAACTGGGGGTGGCGGCCGCCATCACCGTGGTCTCCGCGGTGCTCGGCGCGCTCACCCTCCGCAGGCCAGGTGGACGTGAGCGTGTTCGCCGCCTTCGTCGTCAGCGACAACGTCGTGGTGAAGATGCTGGGCCTCGGCCTGGCCGTGAGCGTGCTGATCGACGCCACCGTGGTCCGGCTGCTGCTGGTCCCCGCGGTGATGACGCTGGAGGGCGAGGAACAGCTCCCCACGGCCGGCCCGGCCTGAGCGGCTGACCGCTCGCCCGCCTGCCCGCTCGCCCGCTCGCCCGGCCGCCCGGCCGCCTGTCCGTCGGCTGCCCGGCTGCCCGGCCGACCGACTGCCCGGCCCCACCCGATCTGCGCGCGCCCCCGGATCCGACGATCATCGACATATGGCCCCGTTCGCCGAGCCCGGCTCGGCTTCGTACCCCGTGATCCGGCCGATGCTGGCCACGGTCGGCCCGTTGCCCGCCCAGCACGAGGAGGCGGCCTGGGCGTTCGAGGCCAAATGGGACGGCGCGCGCTGCATCGTCAACACTCCCGGCGACGGCACGATCCGGCTGATCACCCGGGCGGGCAACGACGCGACCACGACCTACCCGGAGCTGGGACCGCTGGGCGAGCAGCTGCGGGGCCGGTCCGCGGTGCTCGACGGCGAGGTGGTGGTGCTGGATGCGCGCGGCCGGCCGGATTTCGGGCTGCTGCAGCGCCGGATGGGCGTGGTGAACCCGCGCCGCACGGCCCGGCTCGCCATGGAGTACCCCGTACAGCTCGTCCTCTTCGACCTCATGTACCTGGACGGGTCGCTGCTCGGTTCGCCGTACTACGAACGTCGCCGGCTGCTGTCCGCGCTGCGGCTGCGCGGCCCGAACTGGTCGGCGCCCGAGTATGTGGAGGGCCATGGGCAGCAGGCCTGGGAGGCCTCGCTGCAGGGCGGCCTCGAAGGCGTGGTGGCGAAGCGGCTGACCTCCGCGTATCTGCCGGGCGTCCGGTCACCCGAGTGGCGCAAGACGAAGCATCTGCTGACCCTCGATGTGATCATCGGGGGCTGGACCGAAGGCCATGGCGGCCTGGCCGGTCTGCCCGGTGCCGTCCTGGCCGGTATCGCCGAACCCGCGGGGCTGCGGTACGTCGGCTCCGTCGGCTCGGGGCTGTCCGACCGGGAGCGCCAGGAGCTGGCGCACTACCTGGGAGTGATCCCGCTCGACCGCTCCCCGTTCATCAACCCCGTGGACACACCGGGCGCTCACTGGGCCGAGCCCCGGCTCGTCGCCGAGATCACGCTGAGCGGCTGGACCTCGGCCGGCCGGCTGCGGCATCCGGTCTGGCACCGGCTGCGACCCGATCTCACCCACCTCGGCTGAGCGCGGGGACACCGGCGCCGCGCCGGGAAGGCTCGCCCTCAGGACTCCGCGCAACGGCAGACGGAAGGAACCGGTGATGAACCGCCCCACCGACAGCACCGCAGGCAGCACCACCGACGGCACCACAGGCAGCAAGGCGAGCAGCGACACCGGCAGCCATACCGGCGGCACCACGCGCAGCGCCCCGGACGGCACCCCGCCCGCCACCACCGAAGGCAACCCGGCCTACGGCAAGAAGCCCTTCAAGCGCTCCAAGAGCCACTTCGCGGACCGCATCACGGCGGACGGCCGCGACGGCTGGCCGGTCGAGGCCGGACGCTACCGCCTGGTGGTCAGCCGCGCCTGCCCCTGGGCGAGCCGCGCCGTCATCTCCCGGCGGCTGCTCGGCCTGGAGGACGCGATCTCGCTCGCCCTCACCGACCCGATCCAGGACGACCGCAGCTGGCGCTTCACTCTGGAGCCGGACGGCCGCGACCCCGTCCTCGGCATCCGCTTCCTCAGCGAGGCCTACGACGCCCGCGAGAAGGACTACCCGGGCGGGGTCAGCGTCCCCGCCGTCGTGGACGTACCCAGCGGGCAGCTCGTCACCAACGACTACCAGCAGATCACCCTGGACTTCGCCACCCAGTGGCAGGCGCTGCACCGGCCCGGCGCACCCGATCTCTACCCCGAGCCGCTGCGCGAGGAGATCGATGTGGTCATGGCGGGCATCTACCGGGATGTCAACAACGGGGTGTACCGGGCCGGTTTCGCCACCGGGCAGAGCGATTACGAGGCCGCCTTCCACGATCTGTTCCGGCGCCTGGACCTGCTGTCCCAGCGGCTGGCCGACCGGCGCTACCTCGTGGGCGACACCCTGACGGAGGCCGACATCCGGCTGTTCACCACGCTGGTCCGCTTCGACGCCGTCTACCACGGGCACTTCAAGTGCAACCGGTTCAAGCTGGCCGAGGACCCGGTGCTGTGGGCCTACGCCAAGGACCTCTACCAGACCCCCGGCTTCGGCGACACCGTCGACTTCCACCACATCAAGCAGCACTACTACCGGGTGCACCGGGGCATCAACCCGACCGGCATCGTCCCGCTCGGCCCGGACCTCTCCGGCTGGCTGACGCCGCACCACCGCGAGGAGTTGGGCGGACGGCCGTTCGGCGACGGCACCCCGCCAGGCCCGGTACCGACGGCCGAGGAGGTCCCGCCCAGCGGCCGCCCCGACGCCGCGCCGCACAGCTTCTGAAGCGGTCCCGACCGGCTTGCGGAACGGCCCCGGCGGCCTTCCGGCTCCCGGCCGCCGGACCAGGCCCCGGCCGCCGGAGCGTGAGACCCTGAAAACAGAGAACGATCCCCCTCCCCTTGCCCCTCCGCACCACCACTCCCACCCCCTACTCCCCCCACGATCCCCACACTCCAGCGAGGAGTGAGCCCGATGAGGATGGTCCTGACGGCCCGGATACCGACCCGGACAGGCAATGAACTGATCCAGAACGGCCAGTTGTCGAAGATCATGGAGTCGGCCTTCGCCGCGCTTCGGCCGGAGGCCGCCTACTTCACCGTCGACGACGGCGAGCGCACCGCCTTCTTCTACTTCGACATGAGGGAGTCCTCGCAGATGCCGACTCTCCTCGAATCCTTCTTCATGGACCTGAACGCGAAGGTCACGCTGCGGCCGGTGATGAACGCCGCCGAATGGCGCACCGGACTCTCGGAGCTGATGAGCGGCACCTGAGCCGGGCACGCGAACCGGGCGCCCGGACCGGGGCACACCTGCACGGCCCCGCGGTGAACCACACCGGGGTGAATTGCACCGGGGTGCACCGAGGCGAATTGCACCGCGGTGAGCCCCGCGCCCCTCCCTCACTCCGACACGCTGTCCTCCGGCATCCCCCGCGCCAGCCCGGCCAGGACATCGAGCACCCCGGCCAGCGTGTCGACGGGCGGCGAGGCGAGGGCCAGGCGTACGGCGCCCGGCGCATGCCCCGGACCGACGGCGAACGCCCCGGACGGGGTGACCGCGATGCCGCGGCGGGCAGCGGCGGCCACGAAGGTATCGGCCCGCCAGGGATCCGGCAGTTCCCACCAGCAGTGATACGCCCGCGGATCGGCCCGGACCCGGAAGCCGGCGAGCCTGTCGGCAACGATCCGCTGGCGCGCGGCGGCATCGCTGCGCTTCTCCTCCTCGATGGCCGCCGCGGTGCCGTCGGCCATCCAGCGGGTGGCGGCGTCGAGCGCGAAGCGGGAGGCCGCCCAGGTTCCCGACCTGAGGGCGGTCGCGAAGTCCTGGGTGGTGCCCGTCGGCACCGTGAGGAACCCCAGCGACAGGCCGGGCGCCAGCCGCTTGGACAGACTGTCGACGACCACGGTGCGCTCCGGCGCGAGGGCCGCCAGCGGCGGCAGGTCGTTGCGGAGGAACCCGTAGATGGCGTCCTCGATGACATGGATGTCCAACTCCCGCACAGTGGCGGCGAGTTCCGCGCGGCGCGGGCCGGGCATGGTGGTGCCGAGCGGATTGTGCAGGGCCGGCTGGACGTAGACGGCGCGCAGCGGAGCGGCGGCCCGCAGCGCTTCGGGGGTCAGGCCGTGCTCGTCCATGGCGAGCGGGACGAGCGTGACGCCGAGGCGGGCCGCGATGCCCTTGACGACGGGGTAGGTGAGCGCTTCGACGCCGAGGCGTTCACCGGCCGGGACCAGTGCGGCGACCGCCGCGGCCACCGCCTGCCGGCCGTTGCCCGCGAAGAGCAGCTGCCCGGGATCGGGCGCCCAGTCGGCGCGGGCGAGGTGGGCGGCCGCGGTCCGGCGGGCCACGGCCGTGCCGGCGGCACCCACCGGGCGGAGCGCGGCGCCCAGCGCGTCGGGACGCACCAGATGCTCCAGGCTCTTGGCGAGGAGCGCGGGGTGGTGCGGCAGGACGGGGAAGTTCATCTCCAGGTCGACCCTGGCCTCGGCCGGCTCGGCCAAGGCGGGCTCGGCCGCGGGCGCGGCGGTGCGGACGAAGGTACCGCGGCCGACCTCCCCCACCGTCAGACCGCGTCGGCCCAGTTCCCGGTACACCCGGGCCGCCGTGGAGCCGGCGATGTGCCGGTTCCTGGCGAACCTGCGCAGCGGCAGCAGCCGTTCCCCGGGGCGGAGCCGGCCGGCGGCGATGTCGGCCGCGAGCTCATCGGCAATCACACGATAGTCGTCCATCGAACACTTCCCACATTGCACCGAGTACATTATTTACATTGTGCCGAGAGATTGCCCTCTATAGCATCGAGGCGTCAAGCCACAGCAGAGGAGACATCTTCCATGGGATCGGTCTTTCACCGCGAGATCACCGTCGGGTACGAGGACGAGGGCAGCGGCGAGCCGCTGGTGCTCGTACACGGGCACCCCTTCAACCGTTCGATGTGGCGCCCGCAGACCGAGTACTTCAGCCGGGCCGGCCGGCGGGTGATCGCCCCGGACCTCCGGGGCTACGGGGACAGCACGGCGACCCCCGGCTCAACCGCCACCCCCGGCGCAACCCCACTGGGGACGTTCGCCCGGGACCTCGTCGACCTGCTCGACCACCTCGGGATCGAGCGCTGCGTCCTCGGCGGCCTCTCCATGGGAGGCCAGATCGTCATGGAGTGCTACCGGCTCTTCCCTGAACGGATCAGCGCCCTGCTGCTCGCCGACACCTTCGCCGCGGCGGAGACCCCGGACGGCAAGACCGCGCGCTACGACATGGCGGAGCGGCTGCTCCGCGAGGGAATGGCCGACTACGCGCACGAGGTGCTGGACAAGATGGTCTCCCCGGACACCATCGCCGCCCGGCCGGACGTCGCCGCGCACGTCCTGGAGATGATGACCACCACGCCCC includes:
- a CDS encoding alpha/beta fold hydrolase — translated: MGSVFHREITVGYEDEGSGEPLVLVHGHPFNRSMWRPQTEYFSRAGRRVIAPDLRGYGDSTATPGSTATPGATPLGTFARDLVDLLDHLGIERCVLGGLSMGGQIVMECYRLFPERISALLLADTFAAAETPDGKTARYDMAERLLREGMADYAHEVLDKMVSPDTIAARPDVAAHVLEMMTTTPPEGAAAALRGRAERPDYTELLPRITVPTLVVVGTEDTYTPVSDARHLHEHIPGSHLTVIEQAAHMPNLEQPHTFNAALHEFLNSIPKTAATTAATTAPQG